The Pseudomonadota bacterium nucleotide sequence TCCTCCAGGTACAGCGCCGTCCAGACCTTGCCGAGCACGCCGCGCAGGCCGAAACGTTCGAAGACGAGGCCCATCGCCTGGCCGAACAGCTCCGTCCCCGCGGCCTCGTTCTCGGCGGGTTCGGGCTCCGCCCTGGGGCGCCGCCCCTGCACTACTCCCCCGCGTCCTGACCGGCGTCGGCGTCTGCGTCGGTGTCCGTGTCGGAATCCGAGTCCGAATCGACATCCGTGTCCGAATCGATTCCGCCGGACAGGTCTGTATCGTTACCGCCGTCGCACGACGCGACGAGCAGCCCGCCGACCATCGCCGCGGCGCCGACCTTTCGCAGGAAACGCTTGTTCCTCTGCCTCTTCGGGGCGAGCCGCTCGACCAACGAGCCGAGCGAGGCTCTGGGCAGCGCCGCCAGGAGCGCCCGCTCGGACGCGGTCACGGCGATCTCCGCCGAGGAGATCGCGGCCATGGGATCGGCGAGCAGCCTCTCCTTGAACTCCGCGTCGCGCGCGGCGCGCAGGAGGACGTGCTCCAGGTTCACGGGCACCTCGGCCTCGGCGCGATGGCCACGATGATCTCTTCGGTTGTTGTCCATGTCCGGATTGTAGCATCCTACCGTGGTGTTCTCCATCCGGCAGTTCCGATACGGTGCGGACAACCTCGCGTACGTCGTGCACGCGGGCGGCGAGGCGATGGCGATCGACGGCGGCGCGGCGCAGGAGATCCTCGGCTTTCTCCGCGAGCGCCGGCTCGTCCTGAAGATCGTGACGAACACCCACGGCCACGGCGATCACACACCCGGGAACGTCGCGCTGCTCGGAGCGTCGAGCGCGGCGCTGCTCGAGCCGTCGGCGCTCTCGAAGCGGCCCGAGCCGATCCCGCTCGGCGGCGGCCGGATCGAGGTGATCCCCACGCCGGGCCACTCGCGCGACTCGATCACGTTCTACACCGGCGCCGCGGCGATCACCGGCGACACGCTGTTCAACTTCACCATCGGCAACTGCTTCACGGGCGATCTCGGCGCGTTCCACGCCTCGATCCGCGCGCTCATGGCGCTGCCGGACGCGACGCTCGTGTACGCGGGCCACGACTACGTCCGCGACTCCCTCGAGGCCGCCGCGCGCCTGGAGCCCGGCAACCCGGAGATCGCGCCGTGCCTCGGGCGGTACGTTCCTGAACACGTCGTGTCCACTCTGGGCGACGAGCGGCGCGTGAACCCCTACCTGCGGTTCGACGAGCCATCGATCGTCGCCCTGCTCGCGGCGCGCGGGCTGCCGATCGCGACCGAGCGCGACAGGTGGCGATCGCTGATGTCGATCGGGTGAGGCCCTCACTCGCAGGCGATCCGCCACGCGGTGAGATCCCAGTCCTTGACGAGCGTAGAGAACCCCTCGAGCGCCGGATCGCCGCAGATCTCGTCCGCGAGATCCTGGCCGTCGGCGGTGTCGTCGACGTACTCCACGTGGAACACCGCCTTGCCCGCCACGACGAACGGCGCGTAGCGATCGCACTCGTCGTACGCGAAGCACTCCTCGTTGAGCGCCCAGTCGTAGCACGGCTCGAGCACAACGAGCTGATCCACGTCGTTCTTCAACCCGACCGAGAGGCCGCGCGCGTGCGCCTCCTCGGCGATGAACGCGTTGTAGTCGAGCTGATCGAAGCCGTCGAAGTCGAACCCCGAGTCGTTGTCCTCGAGGTAACCGTCCATGTTGTCCGGCTCCACGCCGTCGCACTCCTTGTCGACCGCGACGTCGAGACGGGCCCGCATGAGCTCCCGCACCGTCTCGTCGCGCACGTCGAGCCACTTCTCGTCCGGCCAGTCCTCCATCGCGTTGCCGATCACCTCGTCCGGGAACTCGCCCGCGTCGTCGCGCCACTCCTCCCACGTGCCGGCGGAGAAGTAGCAGACGACGAACCGCCCGTCCGCGTGGAGCCCGTCGATCACCGACTGCTCGGTGTTGAACAGGTCGATGTCGTACATCGCCACGCCGATGCCGGTGTCGATCGCGCCCGTGAGCTGCCACTGCCACGTCGTCCCCGCCGCCAGGTCGCCCGCGGGTTCGCCCTCGCAGCCGCCGTCCCAGGCGCTCCAGTCGGGCGGCCCGTCGTCGCCGTCGTCGTCCCCTCCGCCGCAGCCCGGGGCGAGAGAGAGCGCGAGAACCGGCAGGAACAACCCGAAACCTCTGATCCTTCTCATCTTCTCCCCCTTTCGGACGGCTCGGATGCGGAATGTCAGCTCTGCGGGAGGCAGGCGCCGCCGCCGCTCGTGAGCTCCGCGCACCAGTCGGTGTAATAGCCGCAGTCCGCCTGGTAGTCGCACCCGTCGTAGAAGCAACCGTAGCTGCTCGTGTCGTAGCCGTAGCACACGCCGTAGGAGCACCCGTACAGGTCGCAGTCGGATTCCGGCGGGGTCGAGTCCGGGTAGCCGAAGCAGACGCCGATCCCGTCGGCGTAGAGGCACTCCCCCGTCGAGGTTCCCTCCACCGTCGAGCAGGCGATCGGCGTGCAGCGAGGCCAGCAGTAGAGATCCCCTTCCGCCGGGAACCCGTTCACGCAGACGTAGCTCGACGGGTCGTCGCAGGCGTCGCCCACCTCGCAGCACACCTGTTCGGAAGCGCCGCACGTCGGGTCGTCGACATCGCTGTCCGAGTCCGAGTCCGAGTCGGAGTCCGAATCCGAGTCGGAGTCCGAATCCGAGTCGGAATCCGAGTCCGAGTCCGAGTCGGCGTCCGAATCCGAGTCGGAATCCGAGTCCGAGTCCGAGTCGGCGTCGCCACCTGTGTTGTCTACCGTCCCGCCCGCGCAGCCCGCCGAAGCGAACAGCGGGAGCAACACCAAGATCGACAGCCTCCGAAAGCGCATTACCTTCGACCTCCGTCCGGGTGACCCGGCTTTCTCCCATGGATGATACAGCATCCCGCGACCCTCAATCCACCCAGAGCGCGTCGAGGTGGAAGTTGCGCCGCTTCGGGCTCGCGGCCGACACGCCGAGCGTCACCGACCGGCACCGCTCGTCCGGGAGGCGGAACGACGCGCCCCGCAGCCCCGGCGCGTTGGGGAAGACGTGGCGCCCGATCTGCCGCGTGCCGCACCGCACGACGACCTCGACGTCCGCGCGGCGCCACTGCGGCGCGCCGTCCACGAGCCCGCCGTAGACGGTCACCCACCGAGGCTCCCCGATTACGGGCAGATCGATCACGCGCTCGCCCTTCCCGGACGGCCGCGCCTCGAGCATCGCCCGCGGCACCTTGAGGAACCGCGCCGGCTTCAGCTCCGGAATCGCCGCCCGCGCGCCATCGTGCCGCGCCCTGAACACGGCGATCCGGAACCGGCCGCGCCGGTCGTTGGACTCCTCCGTGTACGGGCCGTCCCCGTCGCTCCCGAGATACAGGGCGCGGTGCTCGTCGAGCAGCCCGTACCGCTCCACGGCGAAGATCCGCGACGGCTCGAGCGGGTTCGGTATCGCCGCGCGACGCGGCAGGAGGAGCGTGTAAGGGTCCGACGCGAGCCTCGCCCGTGCGCGGAGATCGCGCCCGGCGAGTATCGGTTTGGCGAACAGGAACGCCACGCGGTATCCGGATCGGTCGAGCACGAGATCGCCCGGCCTGAGCTCGGCGCGCAGGTACGACTCCGTGCTGCGCCGGCCCCCGTCGGCGAAGTGCGCGCGCAGCGGCAGCAGCATGGCGACGAGCGCCGCGGCGACGCAGACCCAGCCGAGGATCTCCGCGGCCGCGACGATCCGCGGGCGGGCGGCGGCGAGCGCGGCGATCCGCGACGGCGCCTCGGCGACCCTCGGTGCGGCGCCGGCGGCGACCGTGGCGGCCAGTGCGAGCGCGCACACGCCGATCCAGAAGCTCATCCAGATAATCGGGTTGAACGCCACGAACAGCGCGTAGGCGACCGCGGCGAGCGAGAGCGCGCCGGCGGGCGTGCGCTGGCGCCACGCGGCGAAGGCGATCACGATCGCGACCGAGCCGAGTTGGAGCGGCAGGAGCCAGGCGGCCATCCCTTCTTTGTAGAGCGGTCCCGAGAGCCCCATCATCCCGTAGAACCACTTCGAGTGCGCCGGCCCGTACTCGAGGAGCCAGCGCACGGTCCCCGCATAGAACGCGTCCGGATCCCGCAGCACGAACGGCGTGAAGATCGCCGCCGCTACGAGGCCGGTGATCAGCAGCGCGCGGAACAGCGTCCTCGCGCCGAAGCCGCGGGCGAGCCAGATCGCCGCGAACGGGGCCAGCACGAGGTTGAACGGCCGCACGGCGAGCGCGGCCCCGAGGAGCGCCCCCGCGAGGAGCGGCCGTCGTGTGGCGACGGCGGCGCCGAAGCAAGCGACGATCGCCCAGTCGAGGTTCGGCTCCGCGTAGATGCCGTTCCAGTGCACGTCGGGCAGGAACAGGGTGGCCGCGACGCCGACCAGCACCGGCCCGCGCAGCGGCGCCCGCAAATAGAGCGCCGCGCCCCCGACGGCGATCGCGGCGATCCCGTCCGCGAGGACGCAGGTGAACCGGACGTCCGCGCCGAGCAGGTACGCGGGCAGGTGCGCGAGCCACAGCCCCGGCGGGTACGTGAGCGGCACCTGGGAGCCGACCTGCATCTGGTGCAGGCCGTACGGGTTCTCGCCCGACGTGAAGCGGTCCAGCGCGCTCAGCACGAGGGCGAGCATGTCGCGGCGCGCGGGATCGATCTCCCACTGCCAGAGGCCGGCCGTGCGGGCGACGATCCCCGCGGCGACGATCAGCGCGAGCGAGAGCGCCGGTCGCGGCGGCCGGGCGACGACGACGGCGAGCACCGCCCAGGCCGCGCCGAACGCGATCCAGACGGGCTGGTCCATCCGGAACAGCACCATCTTCTGGTGGACCGCGCCGGTCGCGAGGTGCGCGAGCAGCAGCCCCGCGACAGCCGCCGCCACGCGCAGCCAGTGGGCCTCGGCGCCGCGGGCGAACCACAACACCCCCGCCCCCGCAGCCTCATTCTTCCCGCTCAGCCTCGGCGCGACGAGCGCGAGCCCGGCCGCCCACAGCGCGAGCAGCCCGAAGAAGACGGGCGTCGTCTCGAGCGGCGCCCTGTGGGTGTCCGCGACGCAGATCAGCGCCATCAGGGCGAGCGGGATCAGGGCGGCTGCGTTCGCGACGACCTGCATCGATGCGGCTCCGGCAGATTGACACGTGCGAGTCGGGAACAATATAAGAGCGGCGCGCCCCGGTCCACAGCAAATGGTCGTCTTGAGACACATAGCCCGCTGGCTGAAGCTCGCCCTCGAGCCTTCGCCCACGAGGCCGTTCTTCGCCGTGCTCGGCGTATACGCCGTGCTGGAGCTCGCATTCATAGCGGTCGTCTTCTGGAAGCACGGGTTCCGCCTGCGCGATCCGCTCGTCGCCCTGTACTTCGCGGAGAAGATCGTCTTCGACTTCGCGCTCTACTACGCGGTGGCGGGGGCGCTCCTCAGGCTGACCCGCCGCGCCTGGCCCGCGTTCACCTTCTCGTTCCTCTATTTCGGCGTCATGATCGCGGACACGTTCGTCTACTACTTCGCGAGCACGCTGCTCGAGCTGCAGCACCTCTCCCTGATCGAGGGGTACAGCCTCGCGGGCTTCGTCACCCCGGCCGGCATCGGCTTCGCGGCGGGCTTCGTCGTCCTCCTCGCCGCGCTCTACCTGGCCCTGCGGCGGCTCGCGCCCAAGGCGACATGGCCGAGCGCCGCGCGGTTCGCCGCCGTCGCGATCGCGCTGGCCGCGGCGAGGATCCCGACCCGGGCCTCGGAGGTCAACAAGGCGGACGATCGCTACGACAAGGTGATCATGGTGTTCCGCAACGCGCAGCTCGAGTACGCGTCGCAGAACCCGCTCGTCGGCTTCGTCAACGACATCGTCCTGCGCAGCGTCTCGGAGAAGCTGTACACGATGAAGGGCTCCGAGACGTACCGCAAGTACATGAGGGACTACGACTTCGCCGCCGAGGACTACCGCGTCTCGAAGAGCTTCGTCCCGTACGAGAGCGCTATCCGCGAGCTCGAGCTGCCGCTCGGCGAGCGCCGCTACGGGGACCTCGGCCTCGGCGAGCTCCGGCGCGTCGTCGTCGTCTTCGCCGAGTCGTTCGGGACCGATCTGCTGCGCTGCCGGAACCCGGCGCTCCCGTACGACGTCGCCCCGAACCTGTGCGCCCCGCGGCTGCGCGACCGGACGTTCCACAACATGACGGCCTCGGGAACGCCCACGCTGCAGGGGATGACCACCGCCTACGCGAGCCACCCGAACTACGACATCCAGAAGCTCACGGGCTACCAGAACTACCTCACGAGGCTCGTCAAGGCGCACGGCTACAAGACGCTGTTCATGCGCAGCGCGTCGCGCTACTTCGCCGACGAGAACATCGTGTTCGCGCGGTGGGGCTTCGATCGCGTCGTCGCGCGGGAGGACTTCTACGAGCGCGAGGAGCTGCGGAAGTACATCTACGGCTGGGGGCTCGAGGACCGGATCCTGTACGACGAGGTCGTCGCCGAGCTCGCGCGGCGCCGCGACGAGAAGCTGTTCGTCACCGTGCTCGGGACGGACATGCACCCGCTGCACGGCCAGGGGAAGTTCGCGCACCTCACCTACCCGCCGCTGCCCGGCGACTTCGCGGTGTTCAAGACCGCGCGGCACTTCATGAAGGCGGTCCACCACGTCGACCACGATCTCTCGCGGTTCATCGACCGCCTGACCGAGAAGGGGCTTCTCGGCGAGGACGCGGCGCTGTTCATCGTCGCCGACCACTCGTGCCCGCCGAACGCGGTGACGATGCGGATCCCCGGCCACACGCGGGAGCCGCTCGGCAAGATCCCGTTCGTCGTCTGGACCGGGCGCGATCTCGGCCCGTTCGAGACCGGGAGGCTCGCCTCGCAGATCGACGTGGCGCCGACCGTCGCCCACGTCATGGGGCTGCCCATCCCCGCCGGCTGGTGGGGCGAGAGCCTGCTCGCCGAGTCGAAGAGGAACCCGGCGATCGGCTACGACAAGGGCCGCATGCGGCTCGAGATGCAGGACGGCGGCGGCCGCCTCTACAACCTCAAGAAGCCCGACACCGTCCCGGACGAAGTCGAAAAGCTCTTCCACACCGTTTTCGTCCCCTGACACGATTCTTCAGGCCGATTCCCGTGTTTTGTGGAACCGTATGAAGAAGAATCAACAAGGAGCACCCTTATGACGCGCACATCACGAGTTCTGCTCTCCTCGACGTCGGCCGTCGCGGGGCTCGCCCTTACGGCGGTCCTCGGCGCCTGCGACCCGATCGGCATCCCGGCCGCCGCCATGGTGGACAAGCGGCCCGCGGAGATCGTCGGCGGCGACACCTGCACCGACTCGACCTGCCCGGACGCGGTCGGCGCGCTCGTCTCGGGCTGGGGCGGCGCGTTCTGCACGGCCACGCTGATCGACGCGCAGTGGGTCCTGACCGCGGCGCACTGCGTCGCGGGGTACACCACGAGCGTCGACTTCCTGATCGGCAACGACGAGGACACGGGCGACACCTACGCGACGAACGCCGCCTACGCCCACCCGGACTACGACGAGGATCTCGTCATCAACGACATCGCGCTCGTCCACCTCTCGTCGCCGATCGGCTCCACGGTCGCCACGCCGATCCCGATCAACACGACGGCCCTGACCGACGCCATCGAGGGCGAGCTCGTGTTCTACGCCGGCTTCGGCGCAACGAGCGGCTCGGGCGGGGGCAGCGGGACCAGGCGCTACACCGAGATGGAGCTCTACAGGCTCGGCGAGATAGAGTACTCGAGCCGCTACGTCGACACGAGCTCCGGCATCTGCTTCGGCGACTCGGGCGGGCCCGGGATCTACAACCTCGGCAGCGGCGACCGCGTTATCGGCGTCAACTCGACCGTGAGCTCCACGGGCGGCGACGAGTGCATGGGGTACTACAACGACACCCGCGTCGACGCCTACGCCGCCTGGATCAACGGCTACCTCGGCGATCCGATCCCGGACTGCAACGACGACATCGGGCTCTGCGTCTGCGACGACGCCTGCCAGGGCGACGGCACGTGCGACAACGCCGTGTGCGGCACGGAGGCCTGCGGCGACACCTACATGTGCATGGCGTACTGCGACGCGACGGCGGCCTGCGTGAGCGACTGCTACGTCATGGCCGAGGACGGCGTGCTCGACGACGTGGACGACGTCATGAACTGCTTCTACAACAACTGCGCCGGCGAGACGACGGATGCGGGGTTCCTCCACTGCATCGTCGACGAGTGCCCGAACCAGATCGAGTCTTGCTGGGACGTCGCGCTGTGCGATCT carries:
- a CDS encoding S1 family peptidase, which codes for MTRTSRVLLSSTSAVAGLALTAVLGACDPIGIPAAAMVDKRPAEIVGGDTCTDSTCPDAVGALVSGWGGAFCTATLIDAQWVLTAAHCVAGYTTSVDFLIGNDEDTGDTYATNAAYAHPDYDEDLVINDIALVHLSSPIGSTVATPIPINTTALTDAIEGELVFYAGFGATSGSGGGSGTRRYTEMELYRLGEIEYSSRYVDTSSGICFGDSGGPGIYNLGSGDRVIGVNSTVSSTGGDECMGYYNDTRVDAYAAWINGYLGDPIPDCNDDIGLCVCDDACQGDGTCDNAVCGTEACGDTYMCMAYCDATAACVSDCYVMAEDGVLDDVDDVMNCFYNNCAGETTDAGFLHCIVDECPNQIESCWDVALCDLLGGDCGSTQACRPVGSYGFTDCLTTDTAEYGEPCDAGASDPTSCGDGYICLTEASLGGGICHQICSDGGDCTEGGGECDLIFPVPNDAYGACDDDFTGTDSDTDSDTDSDTDSDSDSDSDSDSDSDTDADSDSDTDVLTPADDGCGCRTTGRPAPAAGLLSLILC
- a CDS encoding endo alpha-1,4 polygalactosaminidase → MRRIRGFGLFLPVLALSLAPGCGGGDDDGDDGPPDWSAWDGGCEGEPAGDLAAGTTWQWQLTGAIDTGIGVAMYDIDLFNTEQSVIDGLHADGRFVVCYFSAGTWEEWRDDAGEFPDEVIGNAMEDWPDEKWLDVRDETVRELMRARLDVAVDKECDGVEPDNMDGYLEDNDSGFDFDGFDQLDYNAFIAEEAHARGLSVGLKNDVDQLVVLEPCYDWALNEECFAYDECDRYAPFVVAGKAVFHVEYVDDTADGQDLADEICGDPALEGFSTLVKDWDLTAWRIACE
- a CDS encoding sulfatase-like hydrolase/transferase yields the protein MRHIARWLKLALEPSPTRPFFAVLGVYAVLELAFIAVVFWKHGFRLRDPLVALYFAEKIVFDFALYYAVAGALLRLTRRAWPAFTFSFLYFGVMIADTFVYYFASTLLELQHLSLIEGYSLAGFVTPAGIGFAAGFVVLLAALYLALRRLAPKATWPSAARFAAVAIALAAARIPTRASEVNKADDRYDKVIMVFRNAQLEYASQNPLVGFVNDIVLRSVSEKLYTMKGSETYRKYMRDYDFAAEDYRVSKSFVPYESAIRELELPLGERRYGDLGLGELRRVVVVFAESFGTDLLRCRNPALPYDVAPNLCAPRLRDRTFHNMTASGTPTLQGMTTAYASHPNYDIQKLTGYQNYLTRLVKAHGYKTLFMRSASRYFADENIVFARWGFDRVVAREDFYEREELRKYIYGWGLEDRILYDEVVAELARRRDEKLFVTVLGTDMHPLHGQGKFAHLTYPPLPGDFAVFKTARHFMKAVHHVDHDLSRFIDRLTEKGLLGEDAALFIVADHSCPPNAVTMRIPGHTREPLGKIPFVVWTGRDLGPFETGRLASQIDVAPTVAHVMGLPIPAGWWGESLLAESKRNPAIGYDKGRMRLEMQDGGGRLYNLKKPDTVPDEVEKLFHTVFVP
- a CDS encoding nitrile hydratase subunit alpha; its protein translation is MDNNRRDHRGHRAEAEVPVNLEHVLLRAARDAEFKERLLADPMAAISSAEIAVTASERALLAALPRASLGSLVERLAPKRQRNKRFLRKVGAAAMVGGLLVASCDGGNDTDLSGGIDSDTDVDSDSDSDTDTDADADAGQDAGE
- a CDS encoding hydroxyacylglutathione hydrolase; translation: MVFSIRQFRYGADNLAYVVHAGGEAMAIDGGAAQEILGFLRERRLVLKIVTNTHGHGDHTPGNVALLGASSAALLEPSALSKRPEPIPLGGGRIEVIPTPGHSRDSITFYTGAAAITGDTLFNFTIGNCFTGDLGAFHASIRALMALPDATLVYAGHDYVRDSLEAAARLEPGNPEIAPCLGRYVPEHVVSTLGDERRVNPYLRFDEPSIVALLAARGLPIATERDRWRSLMSIG